In one Gadus morhua chromosome 7, gadMor3.0, whole genome shotgun sequence genomic region, the following are encoded:
- the LOC115547756 gene encoding sialidase-3 isoform X2 produces the protein MTTNDHPTEWSPPKELYAELMIPLLPNHRNMNPCPVYDSTTQTVFLFYICVPHGVTEGEQIVTGRNQARLCCVSSSDQGATWGAPQDLTVSVMGEIRVSTLAVGPGHGVQLDSGRLVVPAYAYLPQPGKWESRAFSIYSDDDGSLWKMGKQLGSWSNECEVAEVFDGVKSVLCCNARTTGSPRVQAHSRDGGDTFQMPPEMSKLHETGGGCQGSIIAFPAPNQQEGAIRQTWLAFSHPTNQSSRQDLGVSLNRTPLQSHWDPPKVIHRGPSGYSDLAYSQEDQRFSCLLECGEKSEIEQIAFMSFTLDEIRQTASSAEI, from the exons ATGACTACAAATGATCACCCTACAGAG TGGTCCCCCCCCAAGGAGCTGTATGCGGAGCTGATGATCCCCCTGCTCCCAAACCACCGCAACATGAACCCTTGTCCCGTGTATGACAGCACGACCCAGACCGTCTTCCTGTTCTACATCTGCGTCCCGCATGGCGTCACCGAGGGTGAACAGATCGTCACGGGGAGGAACCAGGCGCGGCTGTGCTGCGTCTCCAGCAGCGACCAGGGGGCCACGTGGGGGGCCCCTCAGGACCTGACGGTGAGCGTGATGGGGGAGATCAGGGTGTCCACGCTCGCTGTGGGGCCCGGCCACGGCGTCCAGCTGGACAGCGGGCGCCTGGTGGTGCCGGCGTACGCCTACCTACCCCAGCCCGGCAAATGGGAGTCACGGGCGTTCTCCATCTACAGCGACGACGACGGGAGCCTGTGGAAGATGGGCAAACAGCTGGGCTCGTGGTCCAACGAGTGCGAGGTGGCGGAGGTGTTCGATGGCGTTAAAAGCGTCCTGTGCTGCAACGCCCGCACTACAGGGTCGCCGCGGGTGCAGGCACATAGCCGTGACGGTGGAGACACTTTCCAGATGCCCCCGGAGATGTCGAAGCTCCACGAGACCGGCGGCGGGTGCCAGGGCAGCATCATCGCCTTTCCCGCCCCCAACCAACAAGAGGGTGCGATCAGGCAGACCTGGCTGGCGTTCAGCCACCCCACCAATCAGAGTTCCAGGCAGGACTTGGGCGTGTCTCTGAACCGCACCCCACTGCAGTCCCACTGGGACCCCCCGAAGGTGATCCACCGCGGGCCCAGCGGCTACTCAGACCTGGCCTACAGCCAGGAGGACCAGCGCTTCTCCTGTCTGCTGGAGTGCGGGGAGAAAAGCGAAATCGAACAGATCGCCTTCATGTCCTTCACGCTGGATGAAATCAGGCAGACTGCCAGCTCCGCCGAAATTTAG
- the LOC115547756 gene encoding sialidase-3 isoform X1: MECLESKCRPAEFVKTTLFKKGCDFTYRIPSLLYLPGTNTYLAFAEKRTSAGDVDAKCFVIRRMTTNDHPTEWSPPKELYAELMIPLLPNHRNMNPCPVYDSTTQTVFLFYICVPHGVTEGEQIVTGRNQARLCCVSSSDQGATWGAPQDLTVSVMGEIRVSTLAVGPGHGVQLDSGRLVVPAYAYLPQPGKWESRAFSIYSDDDGSLWKMGKQLGSWSNECEVAEVFDGVKSVLCCNARTTGSPRVQAHSRDGGDTFQMPPEMSKLHETGGGCQGSIIAFPAPNQQEGAIRQTWLAFSHPTNQSSRQDLGVSLNRTPLQSHWDPPKVIHRGPSGYSDLAYSQEDQRFSCLLECGEKSEIEQIAFMSFTLDEIRQTASSAEI; this comes from the exons ATGGAATGCTTAGAATCTAAATGTAGACCCGCTGAATTTGTCAAAACAACTTTGTTTAAAAAGGGCTGTGACTTTACGTACAGAATCCCTTCTCTGCTCTACCTGCCTGGAACCAACACATACCTGGCCTTTGCAGAGAAGAGGACTTCCGCTGGAGACGTTGACGCAAAATGTTTCGTGATCAGACGGATGACTACAAATGATCACCCTACAGAG TGGTCCCCCCCCAAGGAGCTGTATGCGGAGCTGATGATCCCCCTGCTCCCAAACCACCGCAACATGAACCCTTGTCCCGTGTATGACAGCACGACCCAGACCGTCTTCCTGTTCTACATCTGCGTCCCGCATGGCGTCACCGAGGGTGAACAGATCGTCACGGGGAGGAACCAGGCGCGGCTGTGCTGCGTCTCCAGCAGCGACCAGGGGGCCACGTGGGGGGCCCCTCAGGACCTGACGGTGAGCGTGATGGGGGAGATCAGGGTGTCCACGCTCGCTGTGGGGCCCGGCCACGGCGTCCAGCTGGACAGCGGGCGCCTGGTGGTGCCGGCGTACGCCTACCTACCCCAGCCCGGCAAATGGGAGTCACGGGCGTTCTCCATCTACAGCGACGACGACGGGAGCCTGTGGAAGATGGGCAAACAGCTGGGCTCGTGGTCCAACGAGTGCGAGGTGGCGGAGGTGTTCGATGGCGTTAAAAGCGTCCTGTGCTGCAACGCCCGCACTACAGGGTCGCCGCGGGTGCAGGCACATAGCCGTGACGGTGGAGACACTTTCCAGATGCCCCCGGAGATGTCGAAGCTCCACGAGACCGGCGGCGGGTGCCAGGGCAGCATCATCGCCTTTCCCGCCCCCAACCAACAAGAGGGTGCGATCAGGCAGACCTGGCTGGCGTTCAGCCACCCCACCAATCAGAGTTCCAGGCAGGACTTGGGCGTGTCTCTGAACCGCACCCCACTGCAGTCCCACTGGGACCCCCCGAAGGTGATCCACCGCGGGCCCAGCGGCTACTCAGACCTGGCCTACAGCCAGGAGGACCAGCGCTTCTCCTGTCTGCTGGAGTGCGGGGAGAAAAGCGAAATCGAACAGATCGCCTTCATGTCCTTCACGCTGGATGAAATCAGGCAGACTGCCAGCTCCGCCGAAATTTAG